A region from the Littorina saxatilis isolate snail1 unplaced genomic scaffold, US_GU_Lsax_2.0 scaffold_1926, whole genome shotgun sequence genome encodes:
- the LOC138955697 gene encoding piggyBac transposable element-derived protein 4-like, with protein MAAPIDPRRDRNVFQDFFDDFFADPDLDEVGEEAFYIDLQDVMLVGDIMDLDQAPNNRDFEADVQEGWSSEWGEGATVNMPFDRETVLNVGEDFPENPQPLDFFRLFVGDEMIDLLVEQTNDYAQRKIDAGNLKPHSRLHRWLPVTLDEMKVFLSLVIATGLVIKPTIEEYWSQDEITSTPFFTKNMSLVRFQAILSHFHLVDNTRANRADPLYKLRPFFTHLRTQFVEVYTPEQDISFDEATCPWKGRLRFRVYNPAKPDKFGIKLYEACEAKSGYVISMDVYQGSTPRTNLCEALQLDEDLGTTTQVVLGLLAFGGLLDKGHRIFMDNYYTSPELFNELYLLNTYACGTVRTSRRGMPEAFKKQKRGADTIKLTQGQTIFRQAEHLLAVKHHDKRDVHMLSTVHLPQHSKLDKVNDNGDPIWKPLCIVDYIKNMGGVDTSDQVIKNYSVLRKTVKWWRKLFFYLFTVAMCNAYFLHRKFAGVSLSHHEFRSC; from the exons atGGCTGCTCCCATAGATCCACGGCGTGATCGCAATGTTTTTCAAGACTTTTTTGATGATTTCTTCGCCGATCCCGATCTTGACGAAGTAGGGGAAGAAGCCTTTTACATTGATTTACAAGATGTAATGCTCGTTGGGGACATTATGGACCTAGATCAGGCCCCAAACAACAGAGACTTCGAAGCAGACGTTCAAGAAGGTTGGAGTAGTGAGTGGGGGGAAGGGGCTACTGTCAACATGCCGTTTGATCGTGAAACTGTTTTGAATGTCGGCGAAGATTTTCCAGAAAACCCACAGCCCTTGGATTTTTTCCGACTGTTTGTTGGTGATGAAATGATCGATCTGTTAGTCGAACAAACGAATGACTACGCTCAACGAAAAATTGACGCTGGAAATCTAAAGCCACACTCACG GCTACACCGCTGGTTACCTGTCACTCTCGACGAGATGAAGGTTTTCCTGTCGCTGGTTATTGCAACAGGCCTGGTCATCAAGCCTACTATTGAAGAGTACTGGAGCCAGGATGAGATCACCTCCACTCCTTTTTTCACAAAGAACATGTCCCTTGTGAGGTTCCAGGCTATTCTCAGCCACTTCCACCTTGTGGACAACACACGGGCCAACCGCGCAGACCCCCTGTACAAGCTACGGCCATTCTTCACACATCTTCGCACGCAATTCGTCGAGGTGTACACCCCAGAGCAAGACATCAGCTTTGACGAGGCGACATGTCCATGGAAGGGTAGACTGCGATTCCGTGTCTACAACCCAGCAAAGCCAGATAAATTTGGCATCAAGCTTTATGAAGCCTGTGAGGCGAAGTCGGGTTATGTCATTTCCATGGACGTCTATCAGGGTTCCACGCCTCGCACAAACTTGTGTGAGGCTCTTCAACTTGATGAAGACTTGGGCACTACCACTCAAGTCGTGCTGGGTCTTCTTGCCTTTGGCGGTCTTTTGGACAAAGGTCACAGAATTTTCATGGACAACTACTACACCAGTCCTGAATTATTCAACGAACTGTACCTGCTCAACACTTACGCCTGTGGTACAGTTCGAACATCCAGACGCGGCATGCCTGAGGCTTTCAAGAAGCAGAAACGAGGAGCTGACACCATCAAGCTGACGCAAGGACAGACCATCTTCCGGCAAGCTGAGCACCTTCTTGCTGTGAAACACCACGACAAGCGTGATGTGCACATGCTGTCTACAGTGCACCTGCCTCAACATTCCAAGCTCGACAAAGTAAATGACAATGGTGACCCCATCTGGAAACCACTCTGCATTGTTGACTACATCAAGAACATGGGCGGGGTAGACACATCTGATCAGGTCATCAAGAACTATTCTGTGTTAAGGAAGACCGTCAAGTGGTGGAGAAAGCTCTTCTTCTATTTATTCACAGTTGCCATGTGCAATGCCTACTTTCTCCACCGCAAGTTTGCTGGTGTGTCCCTGTCGCATCATGAGTTCCGGAGCTGCTAG